The window GCAACCGCAAGAACGGGGTGGACTCCGCCGATGATCTGCTCCGGCACAATCGCCTCTACGTCGCCTGCCAGACGGACGACGACCTGCCCTATGTGATCGAGCACGCGGGCGAGGACATGATCATGATCGGCTCGGACTACGGACACAATGACAACGCCAGCGAGCTGCTGGCCCTCAAGGGCCTGCGGGAAAAGGGCGAGGTGGTGCCCCACGTCATCGACAAGATCCTGTACGAGAACCCGGCACGGTTTTACGGGCTGTCGGATCCGAAGGGAGATCGGCCGTGAGCGACGCATTCGACCTGCTTCTGGTCAACGGAACCGTTATCAACCCGGCCGCCGGGCCGCGCCAGGCGCTGGACGTGGGCATCACGGACGGCCGCATCGCCGCCATGGGCAAGGACCTCCCGCGGGACGGCGCCAAGCAGGTCCTCGACGTGGACGGCTGTTTCGTGACCCCGGGCCTCATCGACTTCCACGTGCACAGCTACTGGGGCGTCAACCCCTACGGCACCGAGCTCGACGCGGTGTGCGGCGCCAGCGGCGTCACCACCGCCGCGGACGCGGGGTCGGCCGGCCCGGTGAACTTCACGGGGTTCCGCCACTTGGTGTACCAGCAGGCGCGCACGCGCATGCTGGCCTTCGTGGCGGTGGCGCAGCACGGAGTCCTCAACGTCCCCGGAGAGCTCGAGAACCTCGCTTTCGCCGATCCCGAGAACGCCGCGCGCACCGTGCGGGAGAACCGGGACGTGGCGGTGGGCATCAAGATCCGGCTCCACGTCAAGTCCGTGGGACAGAACGGCCGGGAGGCACTGCGCATGGCGGTGGGCGCCGGCGAGGCCTCCGGCTCGCCGGTGATGGTG of the Deltaproteobacteria bacterium genome contains:
- a CDS encoding amidohydrolase/deacetylase family metallohydrolase, which produces MSDAFDLLLVNGTVINPAAGPRQALDVGITDGRIAAMGKDLPRDGAKQVLDVDGCFVTPGLIDFHVHSYWGVNPYGTELDAVCGASGVTTAADAGSAGPVNFTGFRHLVYQQARTRMLAFVAVAQHGVLNVPGELENLAFADPENAARTVRENRDVAVGIKIRLHVKSVGQNGREALRMAVGAGEASGSPVMVHVGDTGIPMEEIVETLRPGDIVTHCYTPKQPAIVDPEGRLRPAVLEARRRGVIFDVAHANGHFDFDLVARAMDQGLRPDIISTDLHRMSGSGPVVDLPTTLTKFLMLGLELDEIIADCTVNAARAIGWHDRIGVLAVDREADVAVLEVVDEEAALEDSVGNRRTHGQRIVARHTIRAGVLSDT